ATAGTTTTTTGTAAAAATAAGGTGATGTCAGGTAAAATTTAAGATTGACAAGACAAGCAATTGGAGCTATTGTCATTTGGACAAAATTGGACAATAAGGATAACAAATGGACAAAACGTTTATTACTGTAAAAGAACTTGCAGATAAATTAGGTATATCAGAGAAAACTGTCTATAGGATGGTAAATGATAACCGTATTCCCTTTGCTATTAAAATAGGTGGGCAGTGGAGATTTAACGTTGATAAAATAGAGAAATGGATTGAGTCTCAACAACAGGGATCTGATTTTAAAATCAATTATCAGATAAGTGTTATAGAAGCTATAATGCAGGGTAGTATTTTCTACAGGCTACATGGGAAAAACAGGGAAGAAATCCTGAGCGAACTTCTGAATATGCTTCCTTCAATATATGAAATTGATATTCAGCAGTTGAAAGCATCTATTCTTTATAGGGAATCTATTGTTTCTTCTACTTTAAATGGAATAGCATATATGATGCCTGATTTTGAGAAACCAATTTTTTTTGAAAAAACAATGATAATCGTTGCTTTCCTGGAAAAGCCTAAAGATTTTAAGGCGCTTGATGGTACTAAAGCTGAAGCTATTTTTCTTGTTTTACCTGCAAATAGAATTGAACAGGCAATAATTGATATGAAGCTTAGGAGACTTTCAATGGATGAAGACTTTGTTGCAGGTATCAAAAAGCAGTTTACCAGACAGGAATTGCTGGATTTTATAAGAGATTTTGAGAATAAAATTTTTGGAAGGTAATCTATGAATGTCTTCTTCCTACCCCTTTTTATAATTTTTGTTGGCGGTGTTTTGCCCCTTTTTCTTTATAGAAAATTTGTCGTAATGAAACTCATGAGCATTGCGCTAATTGGTGCTGGAAGTTTTATGGGAGTGCTTAGTGCTTTAATAATGCTAATGCATGGTGACAAATATATTCTATTATATAAATATTTCGATATTTTTCCTATCTCATTTAAAGGAGATAGCCTTTCAGCTTTTTTCATGGTAGTTATTTATTCGGTATCTGTACTTTCTGTAATATATAGCTTTCATTACATGGACAAGCCGGAAAAGGCATTTAGAACTGCTGTTAATTATTTTTTCTACAGTTTGCTCATTATTTCTATGGTTCTGGTTGTTAATGCAAACAACATCATTACATTTGCGTTTTCATGGGAAATTATGTCACTATCTTCATATTTTCTAGTGATTTATGATTATCAAAATGTAGAAACGAGAAAAGCTGGATATACATATCTTATTTTTACCCACATTGGGGCAATGCTTATTTTTGCTGCTTTTGGCGTGATATATGCATTTACTGGAGAATTAGGATTTGAACACATATCTTCTATTCCATTTACCGCCAAGGTTGTAGTATTTTTACTTTCATTTGCAGGTTTTGGTTCTAAAGCAGGGATATTTCCGCTTCATACATGGCTTCCATATGCTCATCCCGCGGCGCCAAGTCACATATCTGCTGTTATGTCAGGCGTAATGATAAAAATGGGAATATACGGTATTGTTAAGATGTATTCATTGCTTGATACAAGTGCCGCTATTTTTGGATATATTGTTCTTATATTTGGAGTTACTTCCGGTGTGCTGGGTGTTGTTTATGCTTTGGGTCAACACGATTTGAAAAAACTCCTTGCCTATCACAGTGTCGAGAATATTGGCATCATTCTCGCAGGTATCGGGATTGGTATGATAGGTGTGTCAATTGGTAATTCTGCAATGTCAATTTTAGGTTTTACCGGAGGTTTATTGCACGTTTTAAATCATTCAATTTTTAAGTCACTTCTTTTTATGGGGGCCGGATCTGTTCTTCATAAAGCCAAAACAAAATCTATTGAGCAGTTAGGTGGTCTTTTAAAAAATATGAAAATTACGGGTATAACCTTTTTGATAGGTTCTCTTGCGATATCTGGTTTGCCTCCTTTCAATGGGTTTATTAGTGAATTTCTTATATATATTGGCAGTTTTAAAGGTATAAGTCATAATGGGATATCTTATATTTTTTCCATTCTTGCAATTATTTCTCTTGCTGTAATAGGTGGATTGGCTTCTGCTTGCTTTACAAAAGTTGTGGGAATTGTTTTTTTAGGTGAACCGAGGAGTCAAAATGCTTCTAAAGCTCTTGAAAATGGTTTTAGCATGCTTATTCCAATGGTTATTTTGGCAATTATTTGTATTGGTATAGGTGTTTTTCCGGAAGTTTTCGTCAACATGGCTTTTAAAGGAGTGCAATCTCTGCAACTTGTTTCAGAAGATATTCAGATAAATGACTTTTTGAGTATTACCGGAAGAATATCATTTATAGCAGTTTTATTTTTCATCATACTTATATTTATTCTGATATTTAGAACCTTAGTTTATAAAGGAAAAAATATCATTAAAACTCCGACCTGGGACTGCGGTTTTAGCAAACCAACTTTTAGAATGCAATATACCGGGTCTTCCTATGCATCTTCAATAATAAATTTTTATAAGCCTTTTGCTCCAATAAAAGAGGATTTTAATGAAATTAAGGAACTATTTCCTAAAAAAACACATTACCATTCAGAAGTAATTGATATTGCTGAGAAGTATATTATCCAGCCGGTCGTTAAACAGTCTTTGATTTTCTTTGATAGGCTAAGATGGATACAACATGGAAACATACAGCTTTATATAGGATATATTCTTTTAGCCATTGTAGTACTGTTATTACTTGTCTAGAGGTTTGGAGATGAAATCTATTATATTGTTTATTGTTTCGGTACTTTTAGCGCCATTTTTTTCTGCCGTTATTTTAAAGGTAAAAGCTTTTTTTGCAGGGAAAAAGGGGCCATCTCTCTTAATTAACTATTATACTTTATTGAAGCTTTTTAGAAAAGGGTCAGTATACAGCTCCAGTACAACTTTTATATTCAGATTAGGACCTGTTATTGCGTTATGCACAACTTTTATTGCTCTTTTATTTATGCCTTTTGCTGGATTACCATCTGTTTTGTCTTTTAATGGGGATATTATTGTTCTTCTGTATTTGATGGGTCTTGGTAGATTTTTTACCATAATTGCTGCACTTGATACGGCATCGTCATTTGAAGGGATGGGGACAAGTAGGGAGGCGTATTTTTCAGCTTTAGCCGAAGCGACTATATTTATGATTCTTATCATGTTTTATGGGTTGACTGGTGAATTAAGCCTTTCATCCTATTTCACTGGAGAAAAGGGGATAAATCTCTGGAGTGCTTATGGTTCATCCCTGTTACTTGCTACAGTGTCTTTATTTTTGGTACTTCTTACTGAAAATTCAAGGGTGCCGGTAGATGATCCGGCAACACACCTTGAGCTCACAATGATTCATGAGGTAATGGTACTTGATCACAGTGGCCCCGATCTTGCTTTCATACATCTTAATTCATATTTAAAACTGCTATTTTACGCAAGTTTTATAACACTATTGATATACCCCCATTATCTTCAAAATACATTCATTAGTATAGTTATCTTTTATCTGATACTTAGTGTTGTTTATATAGTTGTGGGGATTACTGAATCAGTTATGGCAAGATTTAAAATGAATAAAGTACCGAAGTTTATCCTTACATCTTTTGCGTTGGTTTTCTTTGCAACTATACTCATTATGGAGTTCATAAAATGAATGATTTGGCTAATGTAATTTTATCTTTAGTGCTTCTATCTTTACTATTTTGTCTTGGTTCGAGCAGACTTGTTGCTCTTGTTTACATAATGTCTTTTCAAGGATTTGTGGTTTCTTTGCTCCCTTTATTTCTAAGTGAGAAAATAACAATTGGCAATGTTACTTTTGTATTATTAACAATCCTTATCAAGGGAATTTTAATTCCGATTTTCATATACTTTGCAGTTAAAAAGGTTATTGTTAAAAAAGAGCTTGAGCCTATTATTGGATACCATGCATCAATTTTTTCAGGTTTATTAATAATAGTTGTTTCTACCTTGATAAGTGACAAGTTCAATCTGCCTGTTAATCACAGTAATTTACTTTTATTGCCAACAGCAATAACTACCATATCAAGTGGTATTTTTCTCTTAATGGCAAGACGCAAAGCAATTACACAGGTTATTGGTTACTTAATGATGGAAAATGGAATATACCTCGTTGGAATTACACTTACTAATCATAACCATTATATTGTAGAATTTGGAGTTCTTCTCGATATTCTGGTGGGTATAATGATAATGGGTATAATTTTACATAATATAAATAGAACTTTTGAAGATGTAGATACAAACTTATTAAGAACATTGAAGGATTAGGGTATGGTTGAGTTAGTTTTTTTGCTTCCATTGCTGGCAGGTATTATAGTATTAGGGTTAAAAAAATACTGGGAATTTATACTATTATTTACAGGATTGTTTCATTTTCTTTTCACACTGATATTGTGGTTTAAACCGCAAAAACCGTTTTTCAATTCCTATTTTGCTTTGACCTCAGAAGGATTATTAGTACTGCTTATTACTTCTTTTCTGTTTTTATTTATTTCGATGTATTCAATATCTTATTTAAAAGATGTCGAAATTGGAAATGAGCAAATTTTCATTGGTTCTATGTTACTTTTTTTATCAGCGATGAGTGCAGTGGCTGTGGCTGACCATATTATTGTTATGTGGATTGCAATTGAAGCTACAACTCTTGCAAGTGCTCCACTTATTTTCATTCATAAATCAAAGAAATCACTTGAAGCTACATGGAAATATATACTTATATGTTCTGTTGGAATAGCACTTGCTCTTCTTGGATCATTTCTTGTCGCTCTTTCAATGAATATTAAAGGGATTGATGTTCCTCTTTCTTTTACAGAGCTTAGCAATATTGCTACTAAACTTGATAAAAAATGGCTCAAGGCTGCTTTTGTATTTATATTAGTGGGTTATGGGACAAAGATGGGGCTAGCACCTATGCATACATGGCTACCAGATGCGCATAGTGAAGCACCAAGTCCAGCTTCAGCCCTATTGTCTGGTGCTCTTTTAAATTGTGCTTATTTGGCCATTTTTAAAACTAATAAAATTCTTCATCTGGCAGGGATTGGAAGTTTTTCTGACAGGATACTTATAGTTTTTGGCCTCATATCAATTTTTATCGCGGCTACTTTTGCTCTTAAACAATCTGATTATAAACGATTGCTAGCTTATTCAAGTATTGAGAATATGGGTATTATTGCATTTGGCACAGGGATAGGTGGTATTGCAGCGTATGGAGCAATTTTACACCTTATACACCACTCACTTATTAAGTCTTCCTTATTCTTAACATCAGGAAATATTTTACTTGCTTATGGTACTAAGTTGATAGACAAAGTTGGTGGAGCCGTAAGACTTTTGCCAAAAACTTTTGTTTCTTTTTTTGCTGGATTTATAGGAATTGCAGGCTTTCCACCTTTTGGGATTTTTATAAGTGAATTCTTTATAATAATTGGTGCTTTTAAGAAAGGTTATTATGTAAGTGTGGGAATATTTATTTTTAGTCTGATTGTCATTTTTGCAGGTTTTTCCAGGTACTTAATGAAGATGTCTTTTGATGATTTTGATTATGATATTAAAGTAGGAGAAAAAATAACAAGGATCTTTCCTCAATATGCACTTTTGTTGGCTTCACTTGTATTAACTTTTTGCAATATTAATTATTTAAACAAAACCATCCTTAATGCGATAGCTGTATTTGGGGGAATACATGGATAACAAGTTACTTAAAATAAATAATGGCCAAAAAATAAAACTAGCTGATATTCCGCATTTTTCCTTTGATGAGTTTTATGAAGAGATTCTGTCATTAGCTTTGAACGATTACTATATTGTTCATTATTTTGCTTACGAAGATAAAGGGAAAATTAGATTAGTTGCTGTATTGAGGAGAAAAAATTGGCTTTTTGTGGGTATAAGCGATACTCCGGAAAAATACCCTGCCTTAACTTGCAAGTGCACAAAATTTCACATGTTTGAAAGAGAAATAGCTGAACAGTTTGCAATTAAACCAGTGGGACATCCATGGTTAAAGTCCGTTCGTTATCATGCTAACTATCTGGGAAAAGAAGATATATTTGGAAACGATTACTCTGAAGACATTCCAGGAAGATATGAGTATTATTCAGTGGAAGGAGAGGAAATTCATGAAGTTGCCGTTGGACCTGTCCATGCAGGTATCATTGAGCCTGGGCATTTCAGATTTAATTGCGCTGGGGAAAAGGTTTTACATTTAGAGATTCAACTTGGCTATCAACACAGAGGAATAGAAAAACAAATATTAAATGCAAATAAAAAACAGCTTCCAGTAATAATTGAATCTATCGCTGGCGATACAGCAGTTGCTAACAGCCTTTGTTTTTCAGAAGCTGTTGAGGCACTGGCTAATATTCAAGTAGGTATGGAAGCTAAAAAGATTCGTGGGCTTGCTTTGGAATTAGAACGTATTGCCAATCATATAGGTGATCTTGGAGCATTAAGCGGTGATATTGCATTTTTGCCTCCTGCTTCTTATTACGGAAGAATTCGGGGTGAGTTTCTAAATATGCTTCTTGCAATATGTGGAAATAGATTCGGAAAAGGGCTCATCAGACCGGGAGGAATCAGGTTTTCAATAACGGATAAGCAAAAGGAAGAATTTGTTAATCGTATAAAAAAATTAAAAAGTGAAATTGTCCATATTGGAGATATGCTCTTTAATCAGGCTGGTGTACTTGGAAGATTTGAATCAACAGGTATTGTTGGAACTGAGATTGCACAACAACTAGGTCTTGTTGGTCCCGCAGCCAGAGCATCTGGGATACTTTATGATGCACGTTACGACTTACCAGCTGGGGTTTATCAAGAGATACCGTTAAAGGTTGTCACTGAGCATACTGGTGATGTTATGGCAAGAGCTCTTGTTAGGTATAATGAGGCATTGCAATCTCTGGATATTGTGGAGACGCTGCTTACTGAGCTTGAAAATAATAATTCATATAAACATACTGAATTCGAATTGGAGCCTGATAATTTTGTAGTAACAGTCCATGAAGGGTGGCGTGGCGAGCTCTCTCATTGTATTATTACAGACTCTAAAGGGGATATATTGCGATATAAGATTAAAGATCCTTCTTTTCATAACTGGATGGGACTTGCTATAGCTATGAGGAATGAAGATATATCTGATTTTCCTCTCTGTAATAAAAGTTTTAATTTATCTTACTGTGGATTTGATCTTTAAGAGGTGATACATGCTATTTAGTATTATTAAAAACAGGATTGAGCAGGGATATAGAACCTCTAAATATCCAAATGAAGAGATTAAACTGCCAGAAAGATTCAAGGGAAAACCTGAAATAAACAGTAATTGTGAGCAGAAAATAGCCGAGTTATGTGCCTCAAATTGTCCTCAAGATGCAATAGATCCAAAAGAAAAAACTATTCATCTAGGAAAATGTGTTTTCTGTGGGTTATGTGAAGAGTTATCTAATGGCTCTTTTATTAAGTTTTCAAATGATTTTGAGCTTGCAGTAACAGATCCTGAGCAGCTTATATATGATGGAATGATTGAAAAATTAGAAATCCATGCAAAAAAACACTTTAAAAAGCTTTTTGGAAGATCTCTCCAGCTCAGACAGGTTTCTGCTGGAGGGTGTAATGCCTGTGAAGCTGACTTAAATGTTCTAAATACGCCGTTTTTTGATCTTTCAAGATTTGGAATCCAATTTGTCGCTTCTCCACGCCATGCTGATGGAATCATTGTGACTGGTCCTGTAACAAGAAACATGAAAAAAGCTTTGTTAAAAACATATGAAGCTATACCTGATCCAAAAATTGTTATTGCTTCCGGGAGCTGTGCTATTTCTGGAGGACCTTTTAGAGGCAATCCTGAACAGCTTAATGGAGTTGACGGTATTCTTAAAGTCGATCTTTATATACCAGGCTGTCCACCACACCCTTTAACAACTTTACATGCATTGCTTACATTTTTTAAGTGATATTGTAAATATATCAATGTATCTGCAATAGTTATATATTTTATTGATTATTGTAATAGCTAATGGATAGTTTACAGAAATTGTGCATAAGAAGGATTTAAAAATAGGCATACCTCTTAGAAGATATGTGTGAGTTATATGATAGTCCTTAGAATAGTAATTATACCAACCAATTACAGGAAAAGGATTAAAGCAAATTATTAGAGAAAAGGGTTTAATATGAGTAAAAAAGATTTCAAACATTTAGAAAGAGGAATAGAAAATCTAAACAACAATACTGCGTATATATACATAAATTGGAATAATACCCACAATGTAGATATGAAAAAGTTTGAAATTATGGGTATGGGTGGGATAGAATGAGTGAAAAAATGCGAGTATTTGTTAATAAAAACATTATATTTTTACCGTTCCTGATTCTGCTATTTTTCTTGATTATTCTGCATCCAGAGAAAGTAATGCATTATCCAAATTATGTTGATTGGAAAACTATTGTTGCTTTACTAGGATTGTTAATAATTACAACAGGAATAAAAGAAAGCTCTTTTTTACGGTCTGTAGCTCAAAAGCATCTTAGAAGAATAAATAACGAGAGAGAGTTGGCATTATATTTTATTTTGTTATCATCTATCCTTGCCATGTTTTTAACAAATGATATAGCATTATTTATTATCCTTCCATTAACATTGAGTTTTCAAGAACTTTTGCAGAATGATATTAAAAAAATCATTGTTTTTGAGGCAATATCTGTAAACGTAGGATCGTCTTTAACACCAATAGGCAACCCCCAAAATTTATTCTTATGGCATGAATGGAATATTTCTTTTATTAATTTCATTATAAAAATGATACCTCTTTTTATGATTCAATTCCTCATACTTATTGCTTTTTGCTGGATAATATTTCCGGCAAGAAGATTAATGCCCAAGCCGCATAATAACGATACTAAAATAAATAAAAATTTATTTATTTTTTCAGCGGTTCTTTTGTTGGGTTATATTTTGTCTATTGAATTTGAGATTTATTATACTATAGTATTTGTGCTTTTTCTTTATCTATTTCTTTTCAGAGATGTGCTTAGAAAAGCTGATTATGCCCTAATCGTGCTATTTGTGGTAATGTTTATTGATTTTCACTTGTTCAGTGAATTATCTTTGATTTCAGATTTTATCAGTCAATTTAATTTAAAAAATCCATCTTCGGTTTTTATGTTATCATTGCTTTCTTCGCAGCTAATGAGTAATGTTCCTGCAAGCATATTTATGTCCAAATTTTCTCATGAATGGTTTTCTATTGCTTATGGTGTAAATGTAGGTGGTAACGGAATAGTTTTCGCTTCTCTAGCTAATATAATTGCATTGAGATTTATAAATAAAAAGAAGATGTACTTAGAATATCATAAATACTCATTGCATTATTTGGTTATAACAGGAGGTTTGATTTATACTTTATTTTTCCTATAATCCCAGCTGAACTTCATACATATAACAGTTAGGTATGCGGTTTACTACCGCTCACCAGAGTATAAGAAAGCGTGTGGAAACGGCAAGAAAGATACAGATGGCAAGGTTTAAGGAAGAAGGGATGTTGTACAACACAACTCTCAAATGAATGAGAAGCAGATTAGAAAGTATTGCAGACATGATGATGAATCAAGTTTGTAGTTGATGGAACAGGCAGTGACGAAAATGGGCTTATCGGCAAGCGCCTATTCAAAGATACTGAAAGTGGCCAGGATGATTGCAGATGTGGAAGGATTAAAAGAAATTCTGTCAGAGCATATTTTGGAAGCAGTTCAATACAGAATCCTCGATAAACTATAAATATACTTTATCGAATTGATGTTAATTTCGAATTATTTAAAGGCAGTAAAATTTTTTTAGTAATTTTTTAAAAGAGGCAAATATATACACAAATACTTAAAATAAATAATTAAATTTATTGACATAAAATAAGTTTCAATGTAACTATACAAAGGTTTGGTTAAAATAAAAAATTTTTATTAAGTAACTTTTAATGGATAATTTAATTGAAAGCCTATCGCATAGATATCTAAAATTTGAGGATATATTTTTACACCATTCTGCAGTTATGCTCATTATTAATCCTGAAACAGGAAAGATAATAGATGCAAATAATGCAGCAGTTCAATTTTATAATTATACCATAGAAGAATTTTTAGAACTTACAATCTTTGATATAAGTTTGCTTTCAAAAGAAGAAATTTTTAAAAGGATGGAAAAAGCTAAAAATAAAGAAGATAATCGATTGGTATGCAAACATAAATTAAAAAATGGTGAAATTCGTATTGTTGAAGTTTACCCAAGCCTGATAACGGTAGGAGATAATAACTTTCTTTTAACAATAATTAATGATATTACTGAAAGTTTTCAAAAAGATGAAATAATTAAGAAAGAAAGAGAAAAATTTAAGATAATTGCAGACTACTCTTATGGTTGGGAATACTGGTTAGATGAAAACTTCAATATAGTTTATATGTCAAAAGGGTGTGAAGAGATAACTGGATACTCATCAGAAGAGTTTATAAAGAATAAAAATTTATTATTTGAGATAGTTCACACAGATTTTAAATCCATGTATAAGAAACATGTAGAAAAAACACATTTAAAAAAATCCAAAGATAATGAATTTATTGAATTTAAAATAATTACTAAAGATAAAAAGACAAAGTGGATTTATCATGTATGCAGACCTGTATACAGTGAGGATGGTAAATTTTTAGGAAGGCGAGTAAGTAATAGGGATATAACGAATAGAAAATTACTTCTTGAAACTGTTGAAAAGGAGAGGGATCTTTTTAACGAGGGGCCTGTAGTAAACATTATATGGAAATATGAAGAGGGCTGGCCAGTCAGCTATGTTTCTAATAATATAAAAGATATTTTAGGATACGATAAAAGTGAGCTT
Above is a window of Deferribacter autotrophicus DNA encoding:
- a CDS encoding helix-turn-helix domain-containing protein, coding for MDKTFITVKELADKLGISEKTVYRMVNDNRIPFAIKIGGQWRFNVDKIEKWIESQQQGSDFKINYQISVIEAIMQGSIFYRLHGKNREEILSELLNMLPSIYEIDIQQLKASILYRESIVSSTLNGIAYMMPDFEKPIFFEKTMIIVAFLEKPKDFKALDGTKAEAIFLVLPANRIEQAIIDMKLRRLSMDEDFVAGIKKQFTRQELLDFIRDFENKIFGR
- a CDS encoding proton-conducting transporter membrane subunit, whose amino-acid sequence is MNVFFLPLFIIFVGGVLPLFLYRKFVVMKLMSIALIGAGSFMGVLSALIMLMHGDKYILLYKYFDIFPISFKGDSLSAFFMVVIYSVSVLSVIYSFHYMDKPEKAFRTAVNYFFYSLLIISMVLVVNANNIITFAFSWEIMSLSSYFLVIYDYQNVETRKAGYTYLIFTHIGAMLIFAAFGVIYAFTGELGFEHISSIPFTAKVVVFLLSFAGFGSKAGIFPLHTWLPYAHPAAPSHISAVMSGVMIKMGIYGIVKMYSLLDTSAAIFGYIVLIFGVTSGVLGVVYALGQHDLKKLLAYHSVENIGIILAGIGIGMIGVSIGNSAMSILGFTGGLLHVLNHSIFKSLLFMGAGSVLHKAKTKSIEQLGGLLKNMKITGITFLIGSLAISGLPPFNGFISEFLIYIGSFKGISHNGISYIFSILAIISLAVIGGLASACFTKVVGIVFLGEPRSQNASKALENGFSMLIPMVILAIICIGIGVFPEVFVNMAFKGVQSLQLVSEDIQINDFLSITGRISFIAVLFFIILIFILIFRTLVYKGKNIIKTPTWDCGFSKPTFRMQYTGSSYASSIINFYKPFAPIKEDFNEIKELFPKKTHYHSEVIDIAEKYIIQPVVKQSLIFFDRLRWIQHGNIQLYIGYILLAIVVLLLLV
- a CDS encoding respiratory chain complex I subunit 1 family protein is translated as MKSIILFIVSVLLAPFFSAVILKVKAFFAGKKGPSLLINYYTLLKLFRKGSVYSSSTTFIFRLGPVIALCTTFIALLFMPFAGLPSVLSFNGDIIVLLYLMGLGRFFTIIAALDTASSFEGMGTSREAYFSALAEATIFMILIMFYGLTGELSLSSYFTGEKGINLWSAYGSSLLLATVSLFLVLLTENSRVPVDDPATHLELTMIHEVMVLDHSGPDLAFIHLNSYLKLLFYASFITLLIYPHYLQNTFISIVIFYLILSVVYIVVGITESVMARFKMNKVPKFILTSFALVFFATILIMEFIK
- a CDS encoding hydrogenase, which encodes MNDLANVILSLVLLSLLFCLGSSRLVALVYIMSFQGFVVSLLPLFLSEKITIGNVTFVLLTILIKGILIPIFIYFAVKKVIVKKELEPIIGYHASIFSGLLIIVVSTLISDKFNLPVNHSNLLLLPTAITTISSGIFLLMARRKAITQVIGYLMMENGIYLVGITLTNHNHYIVEFGVLLDILVGIMIMGIILHNINRTFEDVDTNLLRTLKD
- a CDS encoding proton-conducting transporter membrane subunit codes for the protein MVELVFLLPLLAGIIVLGLKKYWEFILLFTGLFHFLFTLILWFKPQKPFFNSYFALTSEGLLVLLITSFLFLFISMYSISYLKDVEIGNEQIFIGSMLLFLSAMSAVAVADHIIVMWIAIEATTLASAPLIFIHKSKKSLEATWKYILICSVGIALALLGSFLVALSMNIKGIDVPLSFTELSNIATKLDKKWLKAAFVFILVGYGTKMGLAPMHTWLPDAHSEAPSPASALLSGALLNCAYLAIFKTNKILHLAGIGSFSDRILIVFGLISIFIAATFALKQSDYKRLLAYSSIENMGIIAFGTGIGGIAAYGAILHLIHHSLIKSSLFLTSGNILLAYGTKLIDKVGGAVRLLPKTFVSFFAGFIGIAGFPPFGIFISEFFIIIGAFKKGYYVSVGIFIFSLIVIFAGFSRYLMKMSFDDFDYDIKVGEKITRIFPQYALLLASLVLTFCNINYLNKTILNAIAVFGGIHG
- a CDS encoding hydrogenase; translation: MDNKLLKINNGQKIKLADIPHFSFDEFYEEILSLALNDYYIVHYFAYEDKGKIRLVAVLRRKNWLFVGISDTPEKYPALTCKCTKFHMFEREIAEQFAIKPVGHPWLKSVRYHANYLGKEDIFGNDYSEDIPGRYEYYSVEGEEIHEVAVGPVHAGIIEPGHFRFNCAGEKVLHLEIQLGYQHRGIEKQILNANKKQLPVIIESIAGDTAVANSLCFSEAVEALANIQVGMEAKKIRGLALELERIANHIGDLGALSGDIAFLPPASYYGRIRGEFLNMLLAICGNRFGKGLIRPGGIRFSITDKQKEEFVNRIKKLKSEIVHIGDMLFNQAGVLGRFESTGIVGTEIAQQLGLVGPAARASGILYDARYDLPAGVYQEIPLKVVTEHTGDVMARALVRYNEALQSLDIVETLLTELENNNSYKHTEFELEPDNFVVTVHEGWRGELSHCIITDSKGDILRYKIKDPSFHNWMGLAIAMRNEDISDFPLCNKSFNLSYCGFDL
- the nuoB gene encoding NADH-quinone oxidoreductase subunit NuoB encodes the protein MLFSIIKNRIEQGYRTSKYPNEEIKLPERFKGKPEINSNCEQKIAELCASNCPQDAIDPKEKTIHLGKCVFCGLCEELSNGSFIKFSNDFELAVTDPEQLIYDGMIEKLEIHAKKHFKKLFGRSLQLRQVSAGGCNACEADLNVLNTPFFDLSRFGIQFVASPRHADGIIVTGPVTRNMKKALLKTYEAIPDPKIVIASGSCAISGGPFRGNPEQLNGVDGILKVDLYIPGCPPHPLTTLHALLTFFK
- a CDS encoding SLC13 family permease translates to MSEKMRVFVNKNIIFLPFLILLFFLIILHPEKVMHYPNYVDWKTIVALLGLLIITTGIKESSFLRSVAQKHLRRINNERELALYFILLSSILAMFLTNDIALFIILPLTLSFQELLQNDIKKIIVFEAISVNVGSSLTPIGNPQNLFLWHEWNISFINFIIKMIPLFMIQFLILIAFCWIIFPARRLMPKPHNNDTKINKNLFIFSAVLLLGYILSIEFEIYYTIVFVLFLYLFLFRDVLRKADYALIVLFVVMFIDFHLFSELSLISDFISQFNLKNPSSVFMLSLLSSQLMSNVPASIFMSKFSHEWFSIAYGVNVGGNGIVFASLANIIALRFINKKKMYLEYHKYSLHYLVITGGLIYTLFFL